In Brassica napus cultivar Da-Ae chromosome A3, Da-Ae, whole genome shotgun sequence, the sequence TAGTCTGCAGACACGTAGCTAATCTATGCTTCCAATTATAAGCCTGAAAAGGGTCTACTGTTCCCCCAAAAGTCTCCAAATCCACAGTTTTCATCTGTTTCATCACCTCCATAAGCGTCTCATCAACCTCAGGAACCTGCTGAATAGGGGGCTGCTGCTGCCCCTGAACCTGAACTGGTCGAACCGGCTGAATAGGGGGCTGCTGATGCCCCTGAACCTGAACTGGCGGAACCTGCTGAGCTGCAGCCATCTGCCTAACCACTTCTTGTGCAGCTACTCTAGCAGCCTCCTGGACAGCTTGCTGAACTGCCTCATGTGCAGCCTGTCTGGCAGCATCCTGCACCATCTGCCTAAGGGCATCCTGATCAATCGGTGGAGCCGGTGGCGGCACATTCTCATCTCCACCCTCTCGTGAAGCACTAGCGGACTGAGTGCGAACAACTCTCTTACGCGGCGGCATCTGAAAGGAAAAAGCACCTCAATAAACTTCTGCCGAAACCGAACACCAACGATTCTAGACACAATACCAAACAGAAAGgtgctatttacttttatttttaaaattccaatattctcataaatattttaaaaatgtcgaAAACCGATTAAAAACCGAGTCGAAACTACGTCCCAAcaaatcgccatcccgggtcagagccgggacggaacccgctctgataccaaattgtaacacccgtattttccaaaataaaataaataaatataaagtccgaaatctccatttattacttctctaaagtcaactccaaagtcgtaaatccagataatataataaaacctgaaaatatcgataaaatcataaaaaccgCAAGTCTGAAACTTAAAGAGATAAAACTCCCAAAGCACCAATCCGATagtaatcactcctgctcgtcggtctcacctgaaagggggaagaaagaggggtgagtaacaggggagttactccgtgaggtatgggatgctaaaccacaaaccactgactcagtacaTAGCACTACGACTATGTAGGCCTAGTTCTAGCATAAAACAAACACAGTGTCTAATACACCACATAAAAACATCAAATGCGCTGATAGTGCATAACTAGATCACACACCCCGCATTCTCCTTAtacggatataaatatataactctaTGCGCCGCTAGTACAAGAGTCCATCCTTGTACCCCGCAATCACCTATGCGCCGCtagtacaaacgtctttgtacccCGCAATCCCTCATACAATGCGCCGCTAGCATAGACGTCTATATGCCCCGCAATCTCCATACAATGCGCCGCTAACACAAACGTCTCTGTGTCCCGCAATCTCCACACAATGCGCCGTTAGCACAACATCTTTGTGCCCCGCAATCTCATAACATacttatgtatatacatatataaataacagtTCTTAATTCATTCAATTCAgtcaaccgttgaatcctctattatcctatttccggtttaacaatcaatagtaataataaacaaacaagactctcaaacagactcaattcacagagacggatcatgtttcgaaactaaactttccataatagtagtactaaactagctcgggatttaatgggatagccctcaccttagccacaGGCTGAAATGAACAACGGAAGATGCGGTCAGCTGAGGTCAACTGCAACACGAGAATCAACGACTTAAGCTCAGCTTCTCTGGAAATAAGTTTCctaaaatggaaactttcctaaaatagaaactttcctaaaatagcaactttcctaaaatggcaactttcctaaaatagaaactttcctaaTATAACTTATTtcctaaattataaactttcctaaaatattcCTATAACTAGAAATAAGGAGGCAACAAACTTACTAGAAAACCCGCCGGAAGCTCGTCTAGAAATCTCACCGGAAGCTCGTCCAGAAATCTCGCCGGAAGCTCACCCGGAAATCCCACCGGAAAATTCACTAGTGACTGGTCGTCGAATAATTCAACAACAACTCGTCACACGCaaagaaatactttgacttgatgagaataaagagaaaTGATGGAGtttcttatataggagaagggaaGGGAGGTAGGTTTTCTAAACATCTAATGTGGGACAAAGTAAAAAGAGAGAATTAGActttagtttttaataaaggCCAAACTGGCCCACCAGAAAAAAATCTGGGTCGTTACAGTCGTGTCCATGTTCGGGGTGAGTAATAGCCAACAAGATGAAAGTCTTGTGGCGGTTATTGATGCGATGAGACGAGAAGTTTCCGTTAGTGTCTCGGTGTTGAAGTCATTCTTGGAGTTCTTGTCCGGACGACAAAGTAACATTAAGACCAAGCTGACTTCAGTACTAATGAAAAAGAAGGATCTTCGTGAGGAGACCAAGAACGAGTTGGAGAGTTTGGATTCCGCGATATGTTGCTCTCGTGATGACCTACAAAATAAGCTTGAGGAGGTCGAGTTGAGCATTGATGGATTCGAGAAGCATCTAGAAGGTTTATTTCGAAGGTTGATAAGAATACGAGCCTCAATTCTCAACATAATCTCtcattagattaaaaaaattatgcatgTAATTTACTTTCGTAGGCATTCAACATTAGAGAATTTGCCTGATGGATACATTATAGAcgcataaataaaattttgtacaCTGATTAAACAGAAATGTAGAGACAACT encodes:
- the LOC125607238 gene encoding uncharacterized protein LOC125607238, producing the protein MFGVSNSQQDESLVAVIDAMRREVSVSVSVLKSFLEFLSGRQSNIKTKLTSVLMKKKDLREETKNELESLDSAICCSRDDLQNKLEEVELSIDGFEKHLEGIQH